A window of the Buchnera aphidicola (Pterocallis alni) genome harbors these coding sequences:
- a CDS encoding IscS subfamily cysteine desulfurase — translation MNNAIYLDYASTTPVDHRVTQKMMSYLSLNGIFGNSASRSHKFGWLSEESIDIAREQISQLINCDAREIIFTSGATESNNLAIKGCCDFYKKKGNHIITSSVEHKSVLDTCKYLEYQKYNVTYINPKKNGMISIKNIISKINSKTILISIMFVNNETGTIQNISKISNICLQKNILLHVDATQAIGKIIIDLKKIHIDLMSFSAHKIYGPKGIGVLYIKRKPRVRLSAQIHGGSHERGMRSGTLPVHQIVGMGYAAVIMQKNLIFESNYILYLRNYLWDHIKNIEEIYLNTNLKNSSPHILNISINFVEGESLIMALKNLAVSSGSACTSASLEPSYVLKALGVQDELAHSSIRFSLGRFTTKKEIDYTIWVLHQAVNKLRNLSPLWEMFKSGVDLSKVKWKHN, via the coding sequence ATGAATAATGCAATTTATTTAGATTATGCTTCTACAACTCCAGTAGATCATAGAGTAACTCAAAAAATGATGAGTTATTTAAGTTTAAATGGTATATTTGGTAATTCAGCATCTCGATCACATAAATTTGGATGGTTATCAGAAGAATCTATAGATATTGCCAGAGAACAAATATCTCAACTTATTAATTGTGATGCACGTGAAATTATTTTTACTTCTGGTGCTACTGAATCTAATAATTTAGCAATTAAAGGATGTTGTGATTTTTATAAAAAGAAAGGAAATCATATTATCACTAGTAGTGTAGAACATAAATCAGTATTAGATACATGTAAATATCTTGAATATCAAAAATATAATGTTACTTACATTAATCCAAAAAAAAATGGAATGATTAGTATAAAAAATATAATATCTAAAATTAATTCAAAGACAATACTAATTTCTATCATGTTTGTAAATAATGAAACAGGGACAATACAAAATATTTCTAAAATATCAAATATTTGCCTTCAAAAAAATATTTTATTACATGTGGATGCTACACAAGCAATTGGAAAAATAATAATTGATTTAAAAAAAATACATATTGATTTAATGTCATTTTCAGCACATAAAATATATGGTCCTAAAGGAATTGGGGTACTATATATCAAAAGAAAACCAAGGGTTAGATTATCTGCTCAAATACATGGTGGAAGTCATGAGAGAGGTATGAGGTCTGGAACGTTACCAGTACATCAAATTGTTGGTATGGGTTATGCAGCAGTAATAATGCAAAAAAATTTAATTTTTGAATCAAATTATATTTTATATTTACGAAATTATTTATGGGATCATATAAAAAATATTGAAGAAATATATTTAAATACTAATTTGAAAAATAGTTCTCCTCATATTTTAAATATTAGTATTAATTTTGTTGAAGGTGAATCATTAATCATGGCTTTAAAAAATTTAGCTGTTTCTTCTGGTTCTGCTTGTACTTCTGCTAGTTTAGAACCATCTTATGTATTAAAAGCATTGGGAGTACAAGATGAATTGGCACATAGTTCTATCCGTTTTTCACTTGGTAGGTTTACAACTAAAAAAGAAATAGATTATACTATTTGGGTTCTTCATCAAGCAGTTAATAAATTAAGAAATTTGTCTCCGTTATGGGAAATGTTTAAATCAGGAGTAGATTTAAGTAAAGTAAAATGGAAACATAATTAA
- the iscU gene encoding Fe-S cluster assembly scaffold IscU has protein sequence MTYSKKVIDHYENPRNVGSFNSNDNNIGSSLVGAPSCGDVMKLQIKVNKKGIIEDACFKTYGCGSAIASSSLITEWIKGKSIEEAKKIQNTTIAKELNLPPLKIHCSILAEDAIKSAILDYTSKIKK, from the coding sequence ATGACATATAGCAAAAAAGTAATTGATCATTATGAAAATCCTAGAAATGTAGGATCTTTTAATAGCAATGATAATAATATTGGTAGTAGTTTAGTAGGAGCTCCATCTTGTGGAGATGTTATGAAATTACAAATTAAAGTAAACAAAAAAGGGATTATAGAAGATGCATGTTTTAAAACTTATGGTTGTGGTTCCGCTATTGCTTCTAGCTCTTTAATTACTGAATGGATTAAAGGAAAATCTATTGAAGAAGCAAAAAAAATTCAAAATACTACTATTGCTAAAGAATTAAATTTACCTCCATTAAAAATTCATTGTTCTATTTTAGCAGAAGATGCTATTAAATCAGCTATTTTAGATTATACAAGTAAAATAAAAAAATAA
- the fdx gene encoding ISC system 2Fe-2S type ferredoxin: MSKIIFLPHKLLLPNGGSFNMKIGSTILDIALKNNINMQHACEMSCACSTCHCIIKKGYDCISSITEKENDVLDKAWGVELFSRLSCQSKIINLNSDIEVEIPHK, from the coding sequence ATGTCAAAGATTATATTTTTACCACATAAACTGTTATTACCGAATGGTGGTTCATTTAATATGAAAATTGGATCTACTATTTTAGATATTGCTTTAAAAAATAATATTAATATGCAACATGCTTGTGAAATGTCTTGTGCATGTAGTACATGTCATTGTATTATTAAAAAAGGATATGATTGTATTTCTTCAATTACTGAAAAAGAAAATGATGTTTTAGATAAAGCATGGGGAGTAGAATTATTTAGTAGATTATCCTGTCAATCCAAAATCATTAATTTAAATTCAGATATTGAAGTAGAAATACCACATAAATAG
- the der gene encoding ribosome biogenesis GTPase Der, translating into MIFYVTIIGKTNVGKSTLFNKITKTHEALMHQDKNCTRDRKYYTLKIKKYIIKIVDTAGIEDYKHKKNTLQSEICMQTNIAINQSNIVLFVLDVQTGILDIDIKIINKIRKKKKEIFIIVNKIETINKNHFILNEFYTLGIKNITFISAKKNIGIKTIIKKINIWILKNKNLYKDITKKQENYKNYKKIVLSIVGKPNVGKSTLLNILVNEKRSIIFDTPGTTRDSIHHTIKIFNQKYKIIDTAGLKKKNKDSIFSLSILKTLEIISQSDIIIQVIDSKQEISRQDIWILDTIVNSGKPAIILLNKSEKLNQYQRKNIKKILINKYTKIKFFPIKFISTLYQQGTKKILNLCNNIYYNIQKVIKSNQLNKIMYHAINKNPPKSIHGKTIKLKYVHIGGYYPPKIVIHGNYLQYISKSYKKYLNNYFQNNLNIQGIIIKLIFKDQKI; encoded by the coding sequence ATGATTTTTTATGTAACAATAATTGGTAAAACTAATGTAGGTAAATCTACTTTATTTAACAAAATCACAAAAACTCATGAAGCATTAATGCACCAAGATAAAAATTGTACAAGAGATAGAAAGTACTATACTTTGAAAATTAAAAAATACATTATTAAAATAGTTGATACTGCAGGAATAGAAGATTATAAACATAAAAAAAACACATTACAATCAGAAATATGTATGCAAACAAATATAGCGATTAATCAATCAAATATAGTTTTATTTGTTTTAGATGTACAAACAGGTATATTAGACATAGATATAAAAATAATTAATAAAATTAGAAAGAAAAAAAAAGAAATATTTATTATTGTAAATAAGATTGAAACAATTAACAAAAATCATTTTATATTAAATGAATTTTATACATTAGGTATAAAAAATATAACTTTTATATCAGCAAAAAAAAATATAGGTATTAAAACAATTATTAAAAAAATTAATATATGGATACTAAAAAATAAAAACCTTTACAAAGATATAACAAAAAAACAAGAAAATTATAAGAATTATAAAAAAATAGTTTTATCTATAGTAGGGAAACCCAATGTAGGAAAATCTACTTTATTAAATATTTTAGTGAATGAAAAAAGATCAATTATCTTTGATACACCAGGAACTACAAGAGATTCAATACATCATACTATTAAAATATTTAATCAAAAATATAAAATAATAGATACTGCTGGACTTAAAAAGAAAAATAAAGACTCTATATTTTCTTTATCAATATTAAAAACATTAGAAATAATATCTCAATCCGATATCATAATACAAGTAATAGATTCTAAACAAGAAATTTCTAGACAAGATATATGGATACTCGATACTATTGTTAATTCTGGAAAACCAGCAATTATTTTACTAAATAAATCAGAAAAATTAAATCAATATCAAAGAAAAAATATAAAAAAAATACTAATTAATAAATATACTAAAATCAAATTCTTTCCAATAAAATTTATATCTACTTTATATCAACAAGGTACAAAAAAAATATTAAATTTATGTAATAATATATACTATAATATTCAAAAAGTTATTAAATCAAATCAACTGAATAAAATTATGTATCATGCAATCAATAAAAACCCACCAAAATCAATACATGGAAAAACAATAAAATTAAAATACGTACATATTGGAGGATATTATCCTCCTAAAATTGTAATACATGGAAATTATCTACAATACATTTCCAAATCTTATAAAAAATATTTAAATAATTATTTTCAAAATAATTTAAATATTCAAGGAATAATAATTAAATTAATATTTAAAGATCAAAAAATATAA